A section of the Roseivirga sp. BDSF3-8 genome encodes:
- the atpA gene encoding F0F1 ATP synthase subunit alpha: MADVRPDEVSAILREQLSNFKTEAELEEVGTVLQVGDGVARIYGLSQAQAGELLEFDSGVNALVLNLEEDNVGAVILGESSEIKEGDSVKRTGRIASVKVGEGMVGRVVDTLGNPIDGKGPLAGELYEMPLERKAPGVIYRQPVNEPLQTGIKAIDSMIPIGRGQRELIIGDRQTGKTAVAIDTILNQKEFYEKGEPVFCIYVAIGQKASTVANIVAALEKGGAMDYTVVVSAAASDPAPMQFFAPFTGASIGEFFRDTGRPALVVYDDLSKQAVAYREVSLLLRRPPGREAYPGDVFYLHSRLLERAAKVINSDDIAAQMNDLPESLRPIVKGGGSLTALPIIETQAGDVSAYIPTNVISITDGQIFLETNLFNSGIRPAINVGISVSRVGGSAQIKSMKKVAGTLKLDQAQFRELEAFAKFGSDLDPTTQRTIDRGRRNQEILKQPQYSPVSVEEQVAIIYASTKGFIDKVPVGRVKEFEAEFLDLLRAQHASTLEGLRTGKLTDEITGTLETVAKDLAKKY; this comes from the coding sequence ATGGCAGACGTAAGACCTGACGAGGTTTCAGCAATATTAAGAGAGCAGCTTAGCAACTTCAAGACTGAAGCTGAGCTCGAAGAAGTAGGCACCGTACTGCAGGTAGGTGACGGTGTGGCGCGTATCTATGGACTTTCACAGGCTCAGGCCGGTGAACTTCTTGAGTTTGATAGCGGTGTAAACGCCCTTGTACTTAACCTTGAAGAAGATAATGTAGGTGCGGTAATTCTTGGTGAGTCTTCTGAAATTAAAGAAGGAGATTCAGTAAAAAGAACCGGACGTATCGCTTCTGTAAAAGTAGGTGAAGGCATGGTGGGACGAGTAGTTGATACGCTTGGTAACCCCATCGATGGTAAAGGCCCTCTTGCTGGTGAGCTATACGAGATGCCTCTTGAGCGTAAAGCACCTGGCGTAATCTATCGTCAGCCTGTAAATGAGCCCCTTCAAACTGGTATCAAAGCTATTGACTCGATGATTCCTATCGGTAGGGGTCAGCGTGAGCTTATCATTGGTGACCGCCAGACTGGTAAAACGGCTGTTGCGATCGATACCATTCTTAACCAGAAAGAATTTTACGAAAAGGGAGAGCCTGTTTTCTGTATTTATGTAGCCATTGGACAGAAAGCTTCTACTGTAGCAAACATTGTTGCAGCCCTTGAAAAGGGTGGTGCAATGGATTACACGGTGGTTGTATCTGCAGCGGCATCTGATCCTGCTCCTATGCAGTTCTTTGCGCCATTTACCGGTGCATCTATAGGAGAGTTCTTCCGTGATACCGGTCGTCCTGCACTGGTGGTCTATGATGACTTATCCAAGCAGGCTGTAGCTTACCGTGAAGTATCCCTTCTGCTTCGTCGCCCTCCGGGACGTGAGGCCTACCCTGGTGATGTATTCTATCTTCACTCTCGCCTCCTTGAGCGTGCTGCAAAGGTTATTAACTCTGACGATATCGCTGCTCAGATGAACGACCTTCCCGAAAGTCTTCGTCCAATCGTTAAAGGTGGTGGCTCACTTACTGCCCTCCCTATTATCGAGACTCAGGCTGGTGACGTTTCAGCGTATATCCCTACCAACGTAATTTCTATTACTGACGGCCAGATCTTCCTTGAGACTAACCTCTTCAACTCGGGTATCCGTCCTGCGATTAACGTAGGTATCTCGGTATCCCGTGTAGGTGGTTCCGCTCAGATCAAGTCAATGAAGAAGGTAGCTGGTACGCTAAAACTGGATCAGGCTCAGTTCCGTGAACTTGAAGCTTTTGCTAAGTTTGGTTCTGACCTTGACCCTACTACTCAGCGTACGATTGACAGAGGTAGAAGAAACCAGGAAATCCTGAAGCAGCCTCAATACTCTCCTGTATCTGTAGAAGAGCAGGTGGCTATTATTTATGCTTCTACTAAAGGCTTTATTGATAAAGTGCCTGTAGGTCGTGTTAAAGAATTCGAAGCCGAATTCCTTGACCTGCTTCGCGCACAGCATGCGAGCACACTTGAGGGCTTACGTACTGGCAAACTTACCGATGAGATAACCGGTACCCTTGAGACAGTAGCTAAAGACCTGGCTAAGAAATACTAA
- the atpH gene encoding ATP synthase F1 subunit delta, translating to MSDIRVASRYAKSILELSVERGLLEDIHKDMRLFSGVVKDSRDFELLLKNPVVPPSKKLSILKSIFEGKVNNLTLQFFEIITRKSRESFLPLIAKEFRNQYNIHKGIQRAEVITTFPLSEELRTEFLTLIKKETGKEIELKEKVDPAILGGFILKIGDRQIDDSVSSKLKELRYKLTDDSYVKKVF from the coding sequence ATGTCAGATATTAGAGTTGCTTCCCGTTACGCCAAATCCATACTGGAACTTTCTGTAGAAAGAGGCCTGCTGGAAGATATTCATAAGGACATGCGGTTGTTTTCCGGTGTGGTTAAAGATAGCAGAGATTTCGAACTGCTGTTGAAAAACCCTGTCGTTCCCCCTTCAAAAAAGCTTAGCATTTTAAAGAGTATTTTCGAAGGAAAAGTCAACAACCTGACGCTTCAGTTTTTTGAGATTATTACCAGGAAGAGCAGGGAGTCATTTCTTCCGCTAATCGCTAAAGAGTTTAGAAACCAATATAATATCCATAAAGGAATTCAGAGAGCTGAGGTTATCACAACCTTTCCACTTTCCGAGGAACTTCGGACTGAGTTTTTAACTCTTATTAAGAAAGAAACTGGTAAAGAGATCGAACTGAAAGAAAAAGTAGACCCTGCTATTTTAGGTGGGTTTATCTTGAAAATAGGTGATCGTCAAATAGACGATAGTGTAAGTTCTAAGCTTAAAGAACTTCGCTATAAGTTAACTGACGACTCATACGTGAAAAAAGTATTTTAA
- a CDS encoding F0F1 ATP synthase subunit B — protein sequence MDLLTPGLGLIFWQLVGFLGLLFLLGKFAWKPILGALKEREQSIESALASAESAKLEMQQLKADNEKLLDEARAERDKILHQAKEAAKAIEEEAQANASKRADKIISDAEASIETKKAAALADIKNQVADLSLQITEKLLRQKLASDQEQRALVEEYLKDVKVN from the coding sequence ATGGATCTGTTAACCCCCGGATTAGGTCTTATTTTCTGGCAACTGGTTGGTTTCCTCGGCCTTCTTTTCCTTTTGGGAAAATTTGCATGGAAACCCATACTCGGAGCCCTGAAAGAACGCGAGCAGTCTATTGAGAGTGCGCTTGCTTCAGCAGAAAGTGCTAAACTCGAAATGCAACAGCTCAAAGCGGATAACGAAAAGCTTCTGGATGAAGCCCGTGCTGAAAGAGACAAGATCCTGCACCAGGCTAAAGAGGCTGCAAAAGCTATTGAAGAGGAAGCACAGGCTAATGCTTCGAAAAGAGCTGACAAGATCATCAGTGATGCTGAGGCGTCTATTGAGACTAAGAAAGCCGCAGCTCTTGCCGACATTAAAAACCAGGTAGCAGACCTGTCGCTACAAATCACTGAAAAGTTGCTTCGTCAGAAGCTGGCTTCTGATCAGGAACAGAGAGCCCTGGTAGAAGAATATTTAAAAGACGTAAAAGTTAACTGA
- the atpE gene encoding ATP synthase F0 subunit C — MLLTLLLTAGYALMGAGIGAGIVAIGAGIGIGRIGGQAMEGIARQPEAGGRIQTAMLIIAALIEVIALFGVVVCLLIATSDAITF; from the coding sequence ATGTTACTGACTTTATTACTTACTGCTGGGTATGCTCTTATGGGCGCAGGTATCGGAGCTGGAATTGTAGCTATCGGTGCTGGTATCGGTATTGGTCGCATCGGTGGCCAGGCTATGGAGGGAATTGCCCGCCAGCCTGAAGCCGGTGGTCGTATTCAGACAGCCATGCTGATCATCGCTGCCCTTATTGAGGTAATTGCCCTCTTTGGTGTGGTAGTTTGTCTGCTTATTGCAACAAGCGACGCAATCACATTCTAA
- the atpB gene encoding F0F1 ATP synthase subunit A has translation MSTIQGKKSGITRFILLVITVIFVAIGQPASAFSDTAEDAPTAEESPTGFILHHIKDSHNWHFATVGHTHITLPLPVILYSAEKGLDVFMSSNFYDEHHNLQPYRGYIYDEHHDHIYIKGNEEASLYDFSITKNVAQLFITLIILAFIFLSIASKYKKNPKTAPSGMQSLFEPIIIFVRDEIVKPNIGPKKYERFMPYLLTLFFFIWFANLLGLFPGAANLTGNIAVTFTLAVITFLATNFNGNKEYWKHIFATPGVPKPVLLILVPVEFIGLFTKPFALMIRLFVSITAGHIVILSIIALGFIFSSYAIGITGSLLVIFINIIELLVATIQAYVFTLFTSMYIGSAVAEHEHDVAH, from the coding sequence ATGAGCACTATTCAAGGTAAAAAATCGGGCATTACCCGTTTTATCCTACTTGTCATCACTGTGATTTTCGTTGCCATCGGCCAGCCAGCTTCGGCATTTTCCGATACGGCCGAAGATGCACCAACTGCGGAGGAAAGTCCTACCGGCTTTATTCTACATCACATTAAGGATTCGCACAACTGGCATTTTGCTACTGTGGGACACACCCATATTACGTTACCATTGCCCGTAATTCTTTACAGTGCAGAGAAAGGTCTTGATGTTTTTATGAGCTCAAATTTCTACGATGAGCACCATAACTTGCAGCCTTACAGGGGCTACATTTATGACGAACATCACGACCATATTTATATTAAGGGCAATGAAGAAGCCAGTCTCTATGATTTCAGTATCACAAAGAACGTAGCGCAGCTTTTCATTACTCTTATCATTCTGGCATTCATTTTCCTAAGTATTGCCAGTAAGTACAAAAAGAATCCTAAGACTGCTCCTAGTGGCATGCAAAGCCTGTTTGAGCCTATAATTATTTTTGTGCGTGATGAGATTGTAAAGCCTAATATTGGCCCTAAGAAGTATGAGCGGTTTATGCCCTATCTGCTGACCCTCTTCTTCTTTATCTGGTTTGCTAACCTGCTGGGGCTTTTCCCTGGAGCTGCTAACCTTACAGGAAATATTGCCGTGACTTTCACACTGGCTGTTATTACATTCCTGGCTACGAACTTCAATGGGAATAAGGAATATTGGAAGCATATTTTTGCGACCCCGGGCGTGCCCAAGCCTGTTCTTTTGATCCTAGTTCCTGTAGAATTTATTGGATTATTTACGAAGCCATTCGCTTTGATGATTCGTCTCTTCGTATCTATCACGGCTGGTCACATTGTGATCCTGAGTATAATAGCTCTGGGCTTTATCTTTAGCTCCTATGCAATAGGTATCACAGGCAGTTTGCTGGTGATCTTTATCAATATTATCGAATTACTTGTGGCCACCATTCAGGCCTATGTATTTACCTTGTTTACATCAATGTACATTGGTTCTGCTGTGGCAGAGCATGAGCATGATGTAGCACATTAA
- a CDS encoding AtpZ/AtpI family protein encodes MKDHQKIPSKKKPSQPNEYLKYTGLAFQLFGVIAVFTYIGYLIDEKLMGGKTIFLIVFMLLGTFGSLYQLYRSLPK; translated from the coding sequence ATGAAGGATCATCAAAAAATACCTTCAAAAAAGAAACCAAGTCAGCCTAACGAGTACCTCAAGTACACCGGCCTGGCCTTTCAGTTATTCGGGGTAATAGCCGTATTCACTTACATTGGCTATCTCATAGACGAAAAGCTAATGGGAGGGAAAACGATTTTCCTTATTGTTTTCATGCTGTTAGGCACATTTGGCAGCCTTTACCAACTATACCGGAGCTTACCAAAATGA
- a CDS encoding polymer-forming cytoskeletal protein has translation MFNKEEKKAVEQLTNSSNTIGKGTTITGDVETFGNIRIDGKIVGNIKTKSKVVLGPSSEIDGNILAQNAEIEGEVKGKIEVSELLILKPSAVIHGDIMTNKLVVEAGAVFNGGSKMGITTKEIRIGDNEGSSKNTFKKETKSA, from the coding sequence ATGTTTAATAAAGAAGAAAAAAAGGCAGTCGAGCAACTGACCAACTCCAGCAACACTATTGGGAAGGGTACCACCATCACAGGTGATGTGGAGACTTTCGGCAATATCCGGATCGATGGAAAGATTGTGGGCAATATAAAAACCAAATCAAAGGTGGTTCTGGGTCCTTCCAGTGAGATCGATGGGAATATACTTGCACAAAATGCGGAAATAGAAGGTGAAGTAAAGGGGAAGATTGAAGTAAGCGAGTTACTTATACTGAAGCCTTCTGCTGTGATCCATGGAGACATTATGACAAACAAGCTGGTAGTAGAGGCCGGTGCAGTCTTTAATGGCGGTAGTAAAATGGGGATAACCACTAAAGAAATACGCATAGGAGATAATGAAGGATCATCAAAAAATACCTTCAAAAAAGAAACCAAGTCAGCCTAA
- a CDS encoding M23 family metallopeptidase, translating into MASTILAQWLDPRHSQLEVNRQLFELTLQVDSLAEEVREKDRFIANFQQIVEGNVPDGSADSMYLSQEEMQDFNKDVEITSLAAIDSQFRKELENENFTMTAVNRSGAGILQEGFFFSPISGIVSSAFNGKIGHFGIDVVAKSNEPVKSVMDGTVIFSSWTQDGGNVIAVQHRNNLVSVYKHNSALLKKAGNFVNAGEIISVIGNTGELTTGPHLHFELWYNGNPVDPEEFVSF; encoded by the coding sequence GTGGCTTCAACCATACTGGCTCAGTGGCTGGATCCCAGACATAGCCAGTTAGAAGTAAACAGGCAGCTTTTTGAACTTACCCTGCAGGTGGATTCACTAGCTGAGGAAGTAAGAGAGAAAGATCGGTTTATTGCAAATTTTCAACAGATCGTAGAAGGGAATGTACCTGACGGCAGCGCTGACTCCATGTACCTTAGTCAGGAGGAAATGCAGGATTTTAATAAAGATGTTGAGATTACATCACTTGCTGCTATTGATTCGCAATTTAGAAAAGAGCTTGAAAACGAGAACTTTACGATGACTGCGGTCAACCGCTCAGGTGCGGGAATACTACAGGAGGGGTTCTTTTTCAGCCCCATTAGTGGGATTGTCTCATCCGCCTTCAATGGTAAGATCGGCCATTTCGGCATCGACGTGGTGGCAAAAAGTAATGAACCTGTAAAATCTGTAATGGATGGTACCGTTATCTTCTCATCCTGGACCCAGGACGGGGGTAATGTCATTGCGGTGCAGCACAGGAATAATCTGGTCTCAGTTTATAAGCATAACTCTGCCCTTTTAAAAAAGGCAGGGAACTTTGTTAACGCCGGAGAAATTATTTCCGTAATTGGGAATACCGGGGAGTTAACCACGGGGCCTCATTTACATTTTGAACTTTGGTATAACGGTAATCCGGTCGATCCGGAAGAATTCGTTTCATTCTAA
- a CDS encoding tetratricopeptide repeat protein, whose protein sequence is MDEVAEAIKSAHRNDYNTYLKVFYDIDSATIDGMDESIQDAIEKSSLAIQRHKNSKWVDDSYNIIGKSRYYLGDFRNAIETFKYVNTTSEDDEARHRALISLMRTFIDNKEENNAIAVSEFLNKETLNDENSRDLALTRAYLHQTRGEYISMAPYLLTAVELVDSGEPKARIHYLLGQLYQKAGRGDEAYYHFYQSMKSNPPYELYFQARLKAAEALGVGDSDEVDKLRTFYKKLLRDDKNLEYHGKIYYERARFEQRLGNLDQAIDFYKESVRESTQEPLQKAYSYLALAEIYYDSLADYPMAKLYYDSTITVYPEEQRRYAAIKQRQEILGEFVEQLTILNEQDSLLQVAAMDSMQVMVLINTQIEEEEALRRQLERDERRRQAKVDDRGPGFQSGDNGTGFSVGGNNNPGGEWYFYNSVALARGQDNFRKTWGNRPLEDYWRLGSKRPENTFADSQNAGGSPEANTIDTPITPDNTGTSAEEDALASRRQELYSNIPFSPAAKEQANKKIEEAYFALGNIYKYKLREQENAVEMFDNLLTRYPQSEHVPEVLYLLYLTFKDSDPALANSYKKRLIDQYPDTLFAKMAENPNYQEETQIANAALRKVYEDAYQMYRQNNFETATAMLDDGLAQYPETDVEPKARLLQILIEGKTGTSEVYKNRLEGFIEMYPEEEITAYAQRLLTSASAAESAIANAGAIRYVPDFDQEHLFVMIVDRGVAINRMLSKMQSYNRTTFPDQTLNTGSMTYDKDRQMLIVRGIEGRQKAVRYYEMFNGESAPLREFGSDNFANFVVTKDNFQLFQENQDLENYLRFFYTNY, encoded by the coding sequence ATGGATGAGGTAGCGGAGGCAATAAAATCTGCCCACAGAAATGATTACAATACCTACCTGAAGGTATTTTATGATATCGATTCTGCCACCATTGACGGAATGGACGAGTCCATCCAGGATGCAATTGAAAAGTCTTCCTTAGCTATTCAGCGTCACAAAAATAGTAAGTGGGTGGACGACAGCTACAATATCATTGGCAAATCCCGGTATTACCTCGGCGACTTTAGAAATGCTATTGAAACGTTCAAATATGTAAATACCACGAGTGAGGACGACGAAGCGAGGCACCGCGCCCTAATCTCGCTCATGCGCACATTTATCGATAACAAGGAGGAAAATAATGCGATTGCCGTATCTGAGTTTTTGAATAAGGAAACGCTCAATGACGAAAACTCAAGGGACCTCGCCCTAACGAGGGCCTACCTGCACCAGACAAGGGGTGAATACATTAGCATGGCTCCTTACCTTCTTACGGCCGTAGAGTTGGTGGATAGCGGTGAGCCAAAAGCGAGGATCCACTACCTGCTTGGTCAGCTTTATCAAAAGGCCGGCCGTGGAGATGAGGCTTACTACCACTTTTATCAAAGTATGAAAAGTAACCCGCCTTACGAGCTGTACTTTCAGGCCAGGTTAAAAGCAGCAGAAGCTTTAGGAGTAGGGGACAGCGATGAAGTAGATAAGCTTCGCACATTTTATAAAAAGCTACTCAGAGATGATAAAAACCTTGAGTACCATGGAAAAATCTACTACGAGCGGGCCCGATTCGAACAGCGACTGGGTAACCTTGATCAGGCAATTGATTTCTATAAAGAATCTGTAAGAGAAAGCACACAGGAACCTCTTCAAAAAGCCTATAGCTACCTGGCTCTGGCAGAGATCTACTATGATAGTCTGGCGGACTACCCTATGGCCAAACTTTACTATGATAGCACGATCACTGTCTATCCCGAAGAACAACGGCGCTATGCGGCCATCAAACAAAGGCAGGAAATACTGGGAGAATTCGTAGAGCAACTTACTATACTGAATGAGCAGGACAGCCTACTACAGGTGGCTGCCATGGACAGTATGCAGGTGATGGTCCTGATAAATACACAAATTGAAGAGGAAGAAGCTCTCAGACGACAATTAGAAAGAGATGAGAGACGCAGACAGGCGAAGGTCGATGACCGCGGACCGGGCTTTCAAAGTGGAGATAACGGTACCGGATTTAGTGTAGGTGGTAATAATAACCCCGGGGGTGAGTGGTACTTTTACAACAGTGTAGCATTAGCCCGTGGCCAGGACAACTTCCGCAAGACATGGGGTAATCGTCCGCTGGAGGATTACTGGAGGCTAGGTAGCAAGCGGCCTGAAAATACCTTCGCAGACAGCCAAAATGCCGGTGGAAGCCCGGAAGCAAATACCATAGATACTCCGATTACCCCCGATAATACAGGAACATCTGCGGAAGAGGATGCACTTGCATCCAGAAGACAGGAGCTATACAGCAATATACCTTTTAGCCCTGCGGCAAAGGAACAGGCAAACAAAAAAATAGAAGAGGCCTACTTCGCTCTTGGTAATATTTACAAGTACAAGCTTCGTGAACAGGAAAATGCTGTCGAAATGTTTGACAACCTACTCACAAGATACCCACAGTCTGAACATGTTCCGGAAGTACTCTACCTGTTGTACCTGACATTCAAAGATTCAGACCCTGCACTGGCAAACTCCTATAAAAAGCGGCTTATCGATCAATACCCAGATACGCTGTTCGCGAAAATGGCGGAAAACCCGAATTACCAGGAGGAAACTCAGATAGCTAATGCAGCCTTGAGGAAGGTCTACGAGGATGCCTATCAGATGTACAGGCAAAATAATTTTGAAACGGCTACAGCTATGCTAGATGATGGGCTGGCTCAATATCCCGAAACAGACGTGGAGCCCAAGGCTCGTTTACTCCAGATTCTTATCGAGGGCAAAACAGGTACAAGTGAAGTGTACAAAAATCGGCTGGAAGGATTTATTGAAATGTATCCTGAGGAGGAAATTACCGCCTATGCCCAGCGGCTGCTTACCTCTGCATCAGCAGCAGAGTCAGCCATAGCCAATGCGGGGGCCATACGGTATGTGCCTGACTTCGACCAGGAGCACCTCTTTGTGATGATTGTGGACAGGGGCGTTGCTATTAACAGGATGCTTAGCAAAATGCAATCGTATAACCGAACGACTTTCCCTGATCAGACGTTGAATACTGGAAGTATGACCTATGATAAAGACAGGCAAATGCTCATTGTACGCGGGATTGAGGGACGCCAGAAAGCGGTAAGGTATTACGAAATGTTTAATGGCGAGAGTGCCCCCCTTCGTGAGTTCGGTAGCGATAATTTTGCTAATTTTGTTGTTACCAAAGACAACTTCCAGCTCTTTCAGGAAAATCAGGATCTGGAAAACTACCTAAGATTCTTCTACACCAATTATTAA
- a CDS encoding penicillin-binding protein 1A — MAGKKKVKKPTGKSSKFLRFLWIAFIILLLLAPLLVYTVKVDFLGLYGGMPELKELENPQPDLSSELYSEDGVLLGKYYRYNRSPIAYEDLSEEMIETLLVTEDIRFKEHSGIDLRGLARAVWGKVTFSGGGGGSTITMQLAENLFRTNTENQGALYFNRTIGQVITKLKEWILAVQLERNYTKEEILAMYLNTIPFGNNAYGIKVAADTYFGKEPWELNHKESAVLVALINKPTGFNPIRNPERAMAKRHEILYNLNKYGKIDDAAFDSLKVSEFGLNFKADDHNEGLATYFRSVIRNQLRDWASENGYDLYNSGLRIYTTINSRMQKHAELAIEEHMTKLQETFNDHWDGRNPWIDEKGREVKSYIGTLAKRTEYYRSLVDKYGSDSDSVEILMNEPRPMRVFSWQGEIDTVMSAIDSIKYFQHFLHAGFMAMNPENGHIKAWVGGIDHQYFKYDHVMQGKRQPGSTFKPILYATAIEMGYTPCYTVRDVPVTFKTSDENGSWTPDNYSGRFSGEEYTLRQGLARSLNSIAAFVMQKVGPESVVNMARRLGIESSLDPVPALALGSSDLSVFELAGAYGTFVNEGIYTKPMFITRIEDKNGNLIHRFAPQTVEALNEETAYLMLHMLRGGTEEEGGTSLGLSREIRYENEVGAKTGTTNNYSDGWFVGVTKDLVAVTWVGGDDRRVRFRTGALGTGGRMALPIYDKFMRTVYKDEKLDITKGAFKRPDRPLSVELNCDRYRDRMFEDIDSLATEENEELVDDIF; from the coding sequence ATGGCTGGTAAAAAGAAAGTTAAAAAGCCTACCGGAAAGTCCAGTAAGTTTCTCCGGTTTTTATGGATAGCCTTTATTATTCTCCTCTTGTTGGCCCCCTTATTGGTCTACACAGTTAAGGTGGATTTTCTGGGGCTATATGGAGGCATGCCAGAGCTGAAGGAGTTAGAAAATCCTCAGCCTGACTTGTCCAGTGAGCTATACTCTGAAGACGGAGTATTATTGGGTAAGTACTATCGTTACAACCGCTCACCCATTGCCTATGAAGACCTCTCAGAGGAAATGATCGAAACTCTTTTGGTGACGGAGGATATTCGTTTCAAAGAGCATTCAGGAATAGATCTCAGAGGCCTCGCACGGGCTGTTTGGGGTAAAGTCACCTTTAGTGGTGGCGGTGGTGGTAGTACTATTACCATGCAATTGGCGGAAAACCTATTCCGCACAAATACAGAAAACCAGGGAGCGCTGTATTTTAACAGAACCATAGGACAGGTAATCACCAAGCTAAAGGAGTGGATACTTGCTGTACAACTGGAGCGTAACTATACCAAAGAGGAGATTCTGGCTATGTACCTTAATACCATCCCCTTTGGTAACAACGCGTACGGAATAAAGGTCGCCGCAGACACCTATTTTGGGAAAGAACCCTGGGAGCTGAATCATAAAGAAAGTGCCGTACTGGTAGCCCTGATAAACAAACCTACCGGTTTCAATCCTATCCGTAACCCCGAAAGAGCTATGGCTAAGCGCCATGAGATTCTTTATAATCTGAACAAGTACGGAAAAATCGATGATGCAGCTTTCGACTCACTGAAAGTCAGTGAATTCGGGCTAAATTTTAAGGCAGATGACCATAATGAAGGGCTCGCAACCTATTTCAGGTCTGTTATACGCAATCAGCTAAGAGACTGGGCTTCTGAAAATGGCTATGACCTTTATAATAGTGGCCTGCGGATTTACACGACGATCAATAGCCGCATGCAGAAACATGCCGAATTGGCTATCGAAGAGCACATGACAAAACTCCAGGAAACCTTCAATGATCATTGGGATGGTCGCAACCCATGGATCGATGAGAAGGGCCGGGAGGTTAAAAGCTATATAGGTACTCTGGCTAAACGTACGGAATACTACCGTAGCCTTGTTGATAAGTATGGAAGTGACAGTGACTCAGTAGAGATCCTGATGAACGAGCCGCGGCCCATGCGTGTATTCTCATGGCAGGGAGAAATAGACACGGTAATGAGTGCCATAGACTCTATAAAATACTTTCAGCACTTTCTTCATGCTGGGTTTATGGCTATGAACCCTGAAAACGGGCACATTAAAGCCTGGGTCGGAGGTATTGATCATCAATACTTTAAGTATGACCATGTTATGCAGGGTAAGCGTCAGCCAGGTTCTACCTTCAAGCCTATTCTGTATGCTACAGCCATTGAGATGGGCTATACACCGTGCTATACGGTCAGGGACGTACCGGTAACTTTTAAAACCTCTGATGAGAACGGTTCCTGGACCCCGGATAACTACAGCGGTAGATTTTCAGGAGAGGAATACACTCTTCGCCAGGGCCTGGCCCGCTCACTGAACAGCATTGCTGCTTTCGTAATGCAGAAAGTAGGCCCGGAATCAGTCGTTAACATGGCTCGCCGGTTGGGCATAGAGAGTTCTCTGGACCCGGTACCTGCTTTGGCACTTGGCTCGAGTGATCTGTCTGTGTTTGAGTTGGCAGGAGCTTATGGTACTTTTGTTAACGAAGGTATCTATACAAAGCCTATGTTCATCACCCGCATTGAGGACAAGAATGGAAACCTGATCCATAGATTTGCTCCTCAGACGGTGGAGGCATTAAATGAGGAAACGGCGTACCTGATGCTTCATATGCTCAGGGGAGGTACCGAGGAAGAAGGGGGTACCTCTCTCGGACTGAGCCGTGAAATTCGCTATGAGAATGAAGTAGGAGCAAAAACAGGTACCACAAATAACTATTCTGATGGGTGGTTCGTAGGGGTAACGAAAGACCTGGTAGCCGTAACCTGGGTTGGTGGCGACGACCGCCGGGTGCGTTTCCGGACCGGTGCCCTAGGTACAGGAGGAAGAATGGCCCTTCCGATTTATGATAAATTTATGCGCACGGTCTATAAAGATGAAAAGCTGGATATTACAAAAGGGGCTTTCAAAAGACCTGACAGGCCACTAAGTGTAGAGCTTAATTGTGACCGCTACCGTGATCGCATGTTTGAGGATATTGATTCTCTGGCCACCGAGGAAAATGAAGAACTTGTGGATGATATCTTCTGA